The window GCGTTATCAATGGCTCCTCGAAAAATCGTATCTCCTGCAAAGCCAACATGATCAAAATGGGCAGATAAAACAAGGGCATGGGTTGAATCCTTTCCTTTAAGAATGCCTATCACATTGTTAACCTCTTTTTCTTCTGTCGATACGTTATCTTTATAGGTAACATAGTCCACATCTTTTGACATGAGATCATCATATAGCGTGTTGGTAATCTCAACGGAGAATTTATCATCGCTTCTAACGTGGTTTGATTTAAACAATACATCAGTTTTCTTAAACCGGCCAACAGCATTTGATTGTCGAAAGTTAAATGCAGGAGTATGTTCATCTACGATAATTATCTTGTCATCTAAATCATGGATATCTGTTGTTATCTGGGTTTTGACAGATGTATCTTCGATCATGGAACCTAGAAAATCTAAGCCATAAACATAGCTTTTTTGCGTACCATCTTTGTAAAAAACGGTTAACTCTTGTGTTGCAGTAGCTGGATCATAGGTAGATTGTTTGTAGTGGTGATAATATTGATCATTGTAGGTATCCAGTTCAAAGGTTTTATATTGGTCAGCAATATAGGATGCAGCAAGCTGATTACCTTCTGTTCCAGTTGAGCGTCCCATGCATTCGTCAGATGTCAAAAAGGTAAGACTGCTTTCCAGTGTATGTAAGTCTTTATCTTGTTGGGCACAAGAGGTCATCATGGTCAGTATGAGAATTGTGTGAATAAAGTGTACCATCTTTTTCAAGGTTAATCCCTCCTTTACAGGCTACAAATGTAGTCTGTATATAGTATAGCATATGATGGCAATATCGTCATTACTACATGATATTATATGAAAGAAGCGAATAAAATAATGCTCAAGATAAATACTAATGTTAATATAAAGTAGGTGAAAGCATGCATATACAATTGGGCTACGTAGCTCTGGCACTTGGTTTAGAGAAAGTAACGTCTTCAAGTACGGTTACTTATCGGTATTATAAAGGTTTAACCAGTGAACAAAAAATAAATAAGCTTAAACAGGTCACAGCATCCAATATACGAGACTTAGAAACCATACTTCAATATAATGACGCACATCACATTCACTTTTACCGATTAACCTCCTCTTTAGTACCCCTTGCAACCCATGATGAGGTAATCGGTTGGCCTTATCGACGGTTGTTTAAAGCAGATTTTGAATACATGGGCAGATTAATCAAAGATTTAGGTCTTCGCGTAGATGTTCATGCGGACCAATTTAATGTCATTAACAGTACCAATCCAAAGGTGGTTGAGAATACCATTCGTAATCTTCTCTATCTGGCCTATATGTTAGATGATATGCTCTACTCAGAAGGGAAAATTATCATACATGTAGGGAGCACTCAAGGAGGAAAACAAGCATCATTAGAACGGTTTGTTACGCATTTTGAATACTTCCCAAAAGCCATAACCGATAAAATCATTATTGAAAATGACGATAAAAGTTTTGATATGCTGGATGTGTTAGGCCTTTGTCACCGCTTGAAGGTACCCATGGTACTGGATGTCCACCATCAACATTGTCATAATCGAGGAGAAAACCTCCATGATTATATAGA is drawn from Vallitalea pronyensis and contains these coding sequences:
- a CDS encoding M28 family metallopeptidase, coding for MVHFIHTILILTMMTSCAQQDKDLHTLESSLTFLTSDECMGRSTGTEGNQLAASYIADQYKTFELDTYNDQYYHHYKQSTYDPATATQELTVFYKDGTQKSYVYGLDFLGSMIEDTSVKTQITTDIHDLDDKIIIVDEHTPAFNFRQSNAVGRFKKTDVLFKSNHVRSDDKFSVEITNTLYDDLMSKDVDYVTYKDNVSTEEKEVNNVIGILKGKDSTHALVLSAHFDHVGFAGDTIFRGAIDNASGVAILLELAERLKKRSLEEPFDMDIVFAALNGEEYGLMGSKAFVPSIKEHYHFLYNINMDCIGKKDGGDLAVNSQREELLLNKKLQEALFNHFSESDIPVTDQFYGLSDHYSFNRMNVPGVTIGQGEVFGENDTTSIHTPEDTVDIVDYDYMNRVVDVLYDFIIHHDGNMFRRHEDVSLSVTGARWIERNLLHPLTA
- the uvsE gene encoding UV DNA damage repair endonuclease UvsE; the protein is MHIQLGYVALALGLEKVTSSSTVTYRYYKGLTSEQKINKLKQVTASNIRDLETILQYNDAHHIHFYRLTSSLVPLATHDEVIGWPYRRLFKADFEYMGRLIKDLGLRVDVHADQFNVINSTNPKVVENTIRNLLYLAYMLDDMLYSEGKIIIHVGSTQGGKQASLERFVTHFEYFPKAITDKIIIENDDKSFDMLDVLGLCHRLKVPMVLDVHHQHCHNRGENLHDYIETIFNTWQGDPFIPKIHYSSPKNTPMDRRHSDFIDAKAFVAFIEKTKAYTTHDYDIMLEAKKKDLALFQLVEDIKTMDLSWGFLDETTITL